A window from Moritella yayanosii encodes these proteins:
- a CDS encoding sensor domain-containing protein: protein MGSTNYLNNILINAIQHLPIGIFWKDIHGQYLGCNKHCLSLFDLPSEQFIIGKTDAQLKPAFKEKQLPTKALYQTDQEALIHGRSVIAKAMTLETIHGHQQFEITKIPLKNRAGKTVGLLGIAIDVSSKFRSEQKLQEKTALLNSIFDALPDFVIYKDMEGRIVECNRAALKLAKKKKADVIGKTIEQILPASTAQASIDYDTQLKSNYKSANYKMEFELAGRQVYVDVHKHPVIQNNKLVGTVSISRDIKERRINLQKIATLTKHDQLTKLLNRPTFLQSLEDIDQDSHWGMLLIDIKKLGQLNSNYGTEIGDQVLIHVGEQIKQIVPDDALLARIQGDRFAILTNQASSPDQLDYLCNKLVDKLNRQIAIQGHVIDLAVCIGAANYPNTVQDTNQLLTCSEQALSRSRKDTEQYYTLFDPVLEAHAEADKRLIDDLKHAINNKDIDLYYQPVVDANSKAVLGVEALARWHHPEQGLIMPIKFIELAEKNNLIGQLGEVVLEKACQQLAQWRAQGIDIFMAVNLSPIQFNDPQLISKIKYYIDYYDIPAHRLEIEVTESALLESNHATGHMLEELINLGVRLAIDDFGTGYCSLSYLKNMPAHKLKIDKSFVDELELDKTTTAITRSVISLARELNITVTAEGVEKESQMKWLQEQQCDQFQGYLFSRPLPSDKFCLWYKQHNATHNNITYLQPAETNMSLPVL, encoded by the coding sequence ATGGGTAGCACGAATTATCTGAATAATATATTGATTAATGCAATTCAACACCTGCCAATAGGTATATTTTGGAAAGATATTCATGGGCAATATCTGGGCTGTAATAAACATTGTTTATCGTTATTTGATTTACCATCAGAACAGTTCATTATTGGTAAAACCGATGCTCAACTTAAACCTGCCTTTAAAGAAAAGCAGCTGCCTACCAAAGCACTCTATCAAACCGATCAAGAAGCGCTAATACACGGTCGCAGTGTCATTGCTAAAGCCATGACGCTGGAAACCATTCACGGTCATCAACAATTTGAGATCACCAAGATCCCGTTGAAAAATCGCGCCGGTAAAACAGTTGGCTTACTCGGGATCGCCATTGATGTATCAAGTAAGTTTCGCTCAGAACAAAAACTGCAAGAAAAAACGGCGCTGCTTAATTCGATCTTTGATGCCCTGCCTGACTTTGTTATTTACAAAGACATGGAAGGTCGTATCGTTGAATGTAACCGCGCAGCATTAAAGTTAGCTAAAAAGAAAAAAGCCGATGTTATTGGCAAAACCATTGAACAGATACTGCCAGCGTCAACAGCACAAGCCAGTATTGATTATGATACCCAACTAAAATCAAATTATAAAAGTGCTAATTACAAAATGGAATTTGAATTAGCGGGCCGACAAGTCTATGTTGATGTACACAAACATCCGGTCATTCAAAATAACAAATTAGTCGGTACCGTCAGTATCTCTCGCGACATTAAAGAGAGGCGTATCAACTTACAAAAAATTGCCACACTGACCAAACATGATCAGCTGACTAAATTACTTAACCGCCCGACTTTCCTGCAATCCTTGGAAGACATCGACCAGGATTCGCATTGGGGTATGCTACTTATTGATATCAAAAAACTCGGCCAGCTTAATAGTAATTATGGTACTGAGATTGGCGATCAAGTGCTGATCCATGTCGGTGAACAGATCAAACAAATAGTCCCTGACGATGCGTTGCTAGCACGTATCCAGGGTGATCGTTTTGCGATCCTGACAAATCAAGCCAGCTCACCGGATCAGCTTGATTACCTGTGTAATAAATTAGTCGATAAACTCAATAGGCAAATAGCGATTCAAGGTCATGTCATTGATTTAGCGGTATGTATCGGCGCAGCAAACTACCCGAATACAGTACAAGATACCAACCAGTTACTCACTTGCAGCGAACAGGCGCTATCACGTTCGCGTAAAGATACCGAACAGTATTACACCTTATTTGACCCAGTATTAGAAGCACATGCCGAAGCTGACAAACGCTTAATCGACGATTTAAAACACGCCATTAATAACAAAGATATCGACTTATATTACCAACCGGTCGTCGATGCAAACAGCAAAGCAGTACTCGGGGTAGAAGCCCTCGCGCGTTGGCATCACCCTGAACAAGGGCTTATCATGCCAATTAAATTCATTGAGCTTGCCGAAAAAAACAACCTCATAGGACAACTGGGTGAAGTGGTATTAGAAAAAGCCTGTCAGCAACTCGCACAATGGCGAGCACAAGGTATCGATATCTTCATGGCAGTAAATTTATCGCCAATTCAATTTAATGATCCGCAGCTGATCAGTAAAATAAAATATTACATCGACTACTATGATATCCCTGCACACCGACTTGAAATTGAGGTGACAGAAAGCGCACTACTGGAATCAAACCATGCCACAGGACATATGTTAGAAGAGTTAATTAACCTCGGGGTACGCTTGGCTATCGATGATTTTGGTACGGGTTATTGCTCGTTGTCTTATTTGAAAAATATGCCTGCTCATAAACTAAAAATTGATAAATCTTTTGTTGATGAATTGGAATTAGACAAAACCACAACCGCTATCACCCGCTCGGTTATCAGCTTAGCAAGAGAATTAAATATTACCGTAACGGCAGAAGGGGTCGAGAAAGAATCACAAATGAAATGGCTACAAGAACAACAGTGTGATCAATTTCAGGGGTATTTATTTAGCCGCCCGTTACCGAGCGACAAATTTTGTCTGTGGTATAAACAACACAATGCCACACACAATAATATTACTTATCTACAACCTGCAGAGACAAATATGTCCTTGCCAGTATTATAA
- a CDS encoding valine--tRNA ligase has translation MEKIYNPQAIEQALYQHWEEQGYFKPNGDLTKDAYSIMIPPPNVTGSLHMGHAFQQTIMDALTRYKRMQGLNTLWQVGTDHAGIATQMVVERKIAAEEDKTRHDYGRDAFIDKIWDWKNESGGTITRQMRRLGTSVDWDRERFTMDDGLSEAVKEVFVRLFKEDLIYRGKRLVNWDPKFHTAISDLEVESKEKQGSMWYFRYPLADGATTADGKDYIVVATTRPETMLGDSAVAVHPKDERYAALVGKDIILPIIGRRIKIVADDYADMEKGSGCVKITPAHDFNDYEVGKRHNLVMFNILTENADIREEAEIINSDGTENTELTFVIPAEYQGMERFAARKAIVAKFEELGLLDKIEPHTLQVPYGDRSGVVIEPLLTDQWYVSVGPMAKVATDAVKNGEIQFVPKQYENMYFSWMNDVQDWCISRQLWWGHRIPAWYDNEGNVFVGRDEAEVRAENNFGPEVELRQDNDVLDTWFSSALWTFSTQGWPQQTQDLKVFHPSDVLVTGFDIIFFWVARMIMMTMHFIKDENGKPQVPFKTVYVTGLVRDEAGDKMSKSKGNVLDPLDMIDGIDLESLVKKRTGNMMQPKLAKKIEKATRKEFAGGIEAHGTDALRFTLAAMASTGRDINWDMKRLDGYRNFCNKLWNASRYVLMNTEEHDCGQNGGDMEFSLADRWIQGQFQETIKTYREAIDTYRLDLAANIAYEFTWNQFCDWYLELTKPVFGNGTEAQLRATRYTLVTILEALQRLMHPIMPFITEEIWQRVAPLAGKYTEGATIMLQAFPEHDAAKVDAQSMQDLEWVKQFIIAIRNIRGEMDISPSKPISILLKNVGTEEQRRLDANQQFLSSLAKLEAITILSENEEAPISATSLLGNMEILIPMAGLIDKDAEITRINKQMEKVQKDLDRVAGKLNNEKFVGKAPEAVIAKEREKQAEFENTIAKFKAQKARIESI, from the coding sequence ATGGAAAAAATATACAATCCCCAAGCCATTGAGCAAGCACTTTACCAGCACTGGGAAGAGCAAGGTTACTTCAAGCCAAACGGCGATCTAACTAAAGATGCATACAGCATCATGATCCCACCGCCAAATGTCACTGGTAGCCTGCACATGGGTCATGCCTTCCAACAAACGATCATGGATGCACTAACGCGTTACAAGCGTATGCAAGGTCTAAATACACTATGGCAAGTGGGTACCGATCACGCGGGTATCGCGACACAAATGGTTGTTGAACGTAAGATCGCAGCTGAAGAAGACAAAACACGCCACGATTATGGCCGTGATGCGTTCATCGACAAGATCTGGGATTGGAAAAACGAATCAGGTGGTACCATTACCCGTCAAATGCGTCGTTTAGGCACGTCGGTAGATTGGGATCGTGAACGTTTTACAATGGATGACGGTCTGTCTGAAGCAGTAAAAGAAGTATTTGTACGTTTATTTAAAGAAGACCTGATTTACCGCGGCAAACGCCTGGTAAACTGGGATCCAAAATTCCACACTGCCATTTCTGATCTTGAAGTTGAGAGCAAAGAAAAACAAGGCAGCATGTGGTACTTCCGCTACCCACTAGCAGATGGCGCAACCACCGCTGACGGTAAAGATTACATCGTGGTAGCAACCACCCGTCCAGAAACGATGCTCGGTGACTCTGCAGTGGCAGTACACCCGAAAGACGAACGCTATGCAGCGCTGGTAGGTAAAGACATTATTCTGCCTATCATTGGTCGTCGCATCAAGATCGTGGCGGATGATTACGCCGATATGGAAAAAGGTTCTGGTTGTGTGAAGATCACACCCGCGCATGACTTTAACGATTACGAAGTGGGTAAGCGTCACAACTTAGTGATGTTCAACATCCTAACTGAAAACGCAGATATCCGTGAAGAAGCGGAAATCATCAACTCAGACGGCACCGAAAACACCGAACTAACCTTCGTGATCCCTGCTGAATACCAAGGCATGGAACGTTTTGCTGCACGTAAAGCAATCGTGGCTAAATTTGAAGAACTGGGTTTATTAGACAAAATTGAACCGCATACACTGCAAGTACCTTACGGTGATCGTAGTGGCGTGGTGATTGAGCCACTACTAACAGACCAATGGTATGTCAGTGTTGGTCCAATGGCGAAAGTAGCCACTGACGCAGTAAAAAATGGCGAAATCCAATTCGTACCCAAACAATACGAAAATATGTACTTTTCGTGGATGAACGACGTACAAGACTGGTGTATCTCACGTCAACTTTGGTGGGGACATCGTATTCCCGCTTGGTATGATAACGAAGGTAACGTATTCGTTGGTCGTGACGAAGCAGAAGTTCGTGCAGAAAACAACTTTGGTCCAGAAGTCGAATTACGTCAGGACAACGATGTGCTTGATACTTGGTTCTCATCTGCGCTTTGGACATTCTCAACGCAAGGTTGGCCACAGCAAACGCAAGATCTTAAAGTATTCCACCCAAGTGATGTACTGGTAACGGGTTTCGACATCATCTTCTTCTGGGTTGCCCGTATGATCATGATGACCATGCACTTCATCAAAGATGAAAACGGCAAACCACAAGTACCATTCAAAACAGTTTATGTGACGGGTTTAGTACGTGATGAAGCTGGCGATAAAATGTCAAAATCAAAAGGTAACGTACTTGATCCACTCGACATGATCGACGGTATCGACCTTGAGTCGCTAGTAAAAAAACGTACTGGCAACATGATGCAGCCAAAACTTGCTAAGAAGATTGAAAAAGCCACGCGTAAAGAATTTGCAGGCGGTATCGAAGCACACGGTACTGACGCACTGCGTTTCACATTAGCCGCAATGGCATCGACTGGTCGTGACATTAACTGGGACATGAAACGGCTTGATGGTTACCGTAACTTCTGTAATAAACTATGGAACGCTAGCCGTTACGTATTAATGAACACAGAAGAACATGATTGTGGCCAAAATGGCGGCGACATGGAATTCAGCCTCGCGGATCGTTGGATCCAAGGTCAATTCCAAGAAACCATCAAAACATACCGTGAAGCGATTGATACTTACCGTCTCGATCTTGCGGCTAACATCGCTTACGAATTCACTTGGAATCAATTCTGTGATTGGTACTTAGAATTAACGAAGCCAGTATTCGGCAACGGGACTGAAGCACAACTGCGAGCGACGCGTTATACATTAGTCACGATCCTAGAAGCGTTACAACGTTTAATGCACCCTATCATGCCATTCATCACTGAAGAGATTTGGCAGCGTGTGGCACCACTTGCTGGTAAGTACACCGAAGGCGCAACGATCATGCTACAGGCATTCCCTGAGCATGATGCGGCTAAAGTTGATGCCCAATCAATGCAAGATCTGGAGTGGGTTAAACAATTCATTATCGCTATCCGTAACATCCGCGGCGAAATGGACATCAGCCCAAGCAAGCCAATCTCAATTTTGTTGAAAAATGTAGGCACTGAAGAGCAACGTCGTCTCGACGCAAACCAACAGTTCCTTAGCTCACTAGCAAAACTAGAAGCAATCACTATTCTTAGCGAAAATGAAGAAGCACCAATCTCAGCAACATCACTATTAGGCAACATGGAAATCTTAATTCCAATGGCTGGTCTAATCGATAAAGATGCTGAAATTACGCGTATCAACAAGCAAATGGAAAAAGTGCAAAAAGACTTAGACCGTGTTGCCGGCAAACTCAACAACGAAAAATTCGTTGGCAAAGCGCCAGAAGCTGTTATCGCCAAAGAACGTGAGAAACAAGCGGAATTTGAAAATACCATTGCTAAATTTAAAGCACAAAAAGCACGAATTGAATCGATCTAA
- a CDS encoding DNA polymerase III subunit chi: MKKVTFYIMQESKNGTEASMPQHHILACKLAGEFYQQGQRVYIHANDESAANQVDEYLWQLDANSFVPHNLQGEGPRNGAPVEIGFQPPCHRYQVLINLHDQTPQFAVNFNQIIDFVPHQDGLKQQARERYKHYRQTGLQLLTVNVE, encoded by the coding sequence ATGAAAAAAGTCACTTTTTATATCATGCAAGAATCCAAAAATGGCACTGAGGCAAGCATGCCTCAGCATCACATACTTGCCTGTAAACTGGCTGGTGAGTTTTATCAGCAAGGACAACGCGTCTATATTCACGCCAACGATGAATCGGCAGCCAATCAGGTTGACGAATACCTTTGGCAATTAGATGCGAACAGTTTTGTACCACATAATTTACAAGGTGAAGGTCCACGTAATGGCGCACCCGTTGAAATTGGTTTTCAACCACCCTGCCATCGTTATCAGGTACTTATCAACCTGCACGACCAGACACCGCAATTTGCAGTCAACTTTAATCAGATTATCGATTTTGTACCACATCAAGACGGTTTAAAACAACAAGCTCGTGAGCGTTACAAACATTATCGTCAAACAGGGTTACAACTGTTAACTGTGAACGTCGAATAA
- the pepA gene encoding leucyl aminopeptidase, whose translation MEFNVKSGSPEKQRSACVVVGVFEPRRLSPAAEQLDKISDGYLSSLLRRGDIEGKPGQVLLLHHVPNVLSERVLLVGCGKERELDERQYKKIITKTMNTLNETGSMEAVCFLPELNVKARDTYWKVRFAVETARESRYRFDQLKSNKEETRRPLRKMVFNVTSRRDLPTSEKAIAHGLAVASGMRLCKDVANMPPNICNPVYLANQARQLSDESDKITTVILGEPEMKELKMDSYLAVSQGSANEAKMSIIHYQGNPNPDAKPIVLIGKGLTFDSGGISLKPGLGMDEMKYDMGGAASVLGTMKALAKLDLPLNVIGILAGCENMPGSNAYRPGDILTTMSGQTVEVLNTDAEGRLVLCDVLTYVERFDPELVIDVATLTGACVVALGRHITGLMSTHNPLAHELLNASDQAADKAWRLPMTDDFQEQIESPFADLANIGGPAGGAITAACFLSRFTKKYNWAHLDIAGTAWVSGKNKGSTGRPVPMLTQFLLNRTERNEMQQADDT comes from the coding sequence ATGGAGTTCAATGTAAAAAGTGGTAGCCCTGAGAAGCAACGCAGTGCTTGTGTTGTTGTCGGAGTATTTGAACCACGTCGTTTATCACCTGCAGCAGAACAGCTCGATAAGATCAGCGATGGCTATTTAAGTTCCCTACTACGTCGCGGTGATATCGAAGGTAAACCTGGTCAAGTATTGTTGCTTCATCATGTACCAAACGTACTAAGCGAACGTGTATTATTAGTTGGCTGCGGTAAAGAACGTGAATTAGATGAGCGTCAGTACAAGAAAATTATCACCAAGACAATGAATACCTTGAACGAAACCGGATCAATGGAAGCGGTTTGTTTCCTACCAGAGCTAAATGTAAAAGCCCGCGATACCTACTGGAAGGTCCGTTTTGCCGTTGAAACAGCACGCGAAAGTCGCTACCGTTTCGATCAGTTAAAAAGTAATAAAGAAGAAACGCGTCGCCCATTACGCAAAATGGTATTCAACGTGACTTCACGTCGTGATTTACCAACCAGTGAAAAAGCCATTGCTCACGGTCTCGCTGTAGCAAGTGGTATGCGTCTGTGTAAAGACGTAGCCAACATGCCGCCAAACATTTGTAATCCCGTTTACCTGGCAAATCAAGCTCGCCAACTTTCTGATGAAAGTGACAAGATCACCACAGTGATCTTAGGTGAGCCAGAAATGAAAGAATTAAAAATGGACTCTTACCTTGCGGTATCACAAGGTTCCGCCAATGAAGCGAAGATGTCGATTATTCATTACCAAGGTAACCCGAATCCTGACGCCAAACCAATCGTACTCATAGGTAAAGGTCTGACCTTCGATTCAGGTGGTATTTCATTGAAACCAGGCTTAGGCATGGACGAAATGAAATATGACATGGGCGGTGCTGCAAGCGTACTTGGTACCATGAAAGCACTGGCTAAATTAGACTTACCACTTAACGTAATTGGTATTCTAGCGGGTTGTGAAAACATGCCAGGTAGCAACGCTTACCGTCCAGGTGACATTCTCACTACCATGTCGGGACAAACAGTTGAAGTACTCAATACCGATGCTGAAGGCCGTTTGGTGTTATGTGATGTATTAACCTATGTAGAACGTTTTGACCCAGAGCTGGTGATTGACGTAGCAACATTAACCGGTGCTTGTGTTGTCGCACTTGGTCGTCACATCACCGGGTTAATGTCGACACATAACCCACTTGCACATGAATTATTAAATGCATCAGATCAAGCCGCAGATAAAGCATGGCGTCTACCAATGACTGATGACTTCCAAGAACAAATTGAAAGTCCCTTTGCTGACTTAGCCAACATCGGAGGTCCTGCTGGCGGTGCAATCACAGCGGCCTGTTTCTTATCACGCTTTACGAAGAAGTATAACTGGGCGCATTTAGACATCGCCGGTACTGCTTGGGTAAGTGGTAAAAACAAAGGTTCAACAGGTCGTCCGGTGCCGATGCTGACACAGTTCTTACTTAACCGTACCGAGCGTAATGAAATGCAACAAGCTGACGACACTTAA
- the lptF gene encoding LPS export ABC transporter permease LptF produces the protein MIIFRYLFAETVKSQVAVLFILSLIFVSQQFVALLSKVMTGALPANLVMEMLLYTMPALGTLILPVSLFIGILFAHGRLYAESEMVILTACGYTPSRILMSSLLLSSVTIGLVAFNAFIYAPTAEEGRVQLLENVDADVGLATLKQGRFESFDGGRAVVYVESYDSDKSLRKIFIAKSPSQEGERPSIVLADKGNVESDDNGSQWLKLSQGLRYEGELSQPDFRIVDFSVYRVLIQDQDVRERGRKTKALPTSELWNSNEFEHKVELQWRIAQVVAIPLLTLLVVPLAMVNPRQGRYAKLFPALLMFLTYFMLLSAARSAILDEKLPLVFGFWIVHLGVLILAIGFNLANFSWYHRLVRKMKVRFYRGDSSD, from the coding sequence GTGATAATTTTCCGATATTTATTTGCCGAGACAGTGAAATCGCAAGTTGCTGTGTTATTCATCTTATCACTTATCTTTGTGAGTCAGCAGTTTGTTGCTTTGCTCTCGAAGGTAATGACAGGTGCTTTACCTGCTAATTTAGTGATGGAGATGTTGCTGTATACCATGCCAGCGTTGGGCACATTAATTTTACCGGTGAGTTTGTTCATCGGTATTTTGTTTGCGCATGGACGATTGTATGCAGAAAGTGAGATGGTGATCTTAACGGCTTGTGGTTATACCCCAAGCCGGATACTGATGTCGTCGTTATTATTATCTTCTGTGACGATAGGTCTGGTGGCTTTTAACGCGTTTATCTATGCTCCGACTGCTGAAGAAGGCCGGGTGCAATTATTAGAAAATGTCGATGCAGATGTCGGTTTAGCGACCCTAAAACAAGGGCGTTTTGAGTCGTTTGATGGTGGCCGTGCTGTGGTTTACGTCGAATCTTATGACAGTGATAAATCGCTGCGTAAAATATTTATTGCTAAATCACCTTCGCAGGAGGGAGAGCGTCCTTCTATTGTGTTAGCAGATAAAGGTAACGTAGAGTCTGACGACAACGGCTCACAATGGTTGAAGTTAAGCCAGGGTTTGCGTTATGAAGGTGAGTTATCCCAACCCGATTTTCGTATCGTTGATTTCAGTGTTTATCGGGTATTAATTCAAGATCAAGATGTGCGTGAACGTGGCCGTAAAACCAAAGCTCTGCCAACCTCAGAATTATGGAATTCGAATGAGTTTGAACATAAGGTTGAGCTACAATGGCGTATCGCCCAAGTTGTCGCGATCCCATTACTGACGTTATTAGTGGTGCCATTGGCGATGGTTAATCCCAGACAGGGGCGTTATGCGAAATTATTCCCCGCGTTATTAATGTTTTTAACTTACTTTATGTTATTAAGTGCCGCGCGTTCCGCCATTTTAGATGAAAAATTACCGTTAGTATTCGGTTTCTGGATCGTGCATCTCGGGGTGCTGATTTTAGCTATTGGGTTTAATTTAGCTAATTTCTCTTGGTATCATCGTCTAGTACGTAAGATGAAAGTTCGTTTTTATCGAGGTGACAGCAGTGATTAA
- the lptG gene encoding LPS export ABC transporter permease LptG → MIKILDIYIGKAILFATMICLFTLVGLSAVIKYVEQLRAVGRGTYGLFEALMYVMLKMPREITIFFPMAALLGALIGLGALASSSELVVIQAAGQSRFKIVLSAMKTAIPMMIIVMLMGEYVAPYTEQKAAQLRGEATSGQSIIRAQKGVWAKDKDNFINIGKVNNGSELHDVTIYEFAGNQRLVKTTQARRATYTGKYWQLTDLRITHFERDRISVTEQATQRWDSTLTPEKLDVVTIDPEDLSISGLYSYITYLDSNKQDAASYELAFWRKIFQPLSIGVMVLLALSFVFGPLRTVTMGARILMGVVAGFTFYLASETFGPISLVYSLPPFLGAVVPSAIFTLIAIVQLRKHG, encoded by the coding sequence GTGATTAAAATTTTAGATATCTATATTGGTAAGGCTATTCTATTTGCCACTATGATCTGTTTATTTACCTTGGTGGGTTTATCGGCGGTGATCAAATATGTCGAACAATTAAGAGCCGTCGGCCGTGGCACTTATGGTTTATTCGAAGCGCTAATGTATGTGATGCTGAAAATGCCACGTGAAATTACTATCTTTTTCCCGATGGCGGCCTTATTAGGGGCGTTAATTGGTTTGGGGGCTCTGGCTAGCTCGTCTGAATTAGTGGTCATTCAAGCGGCGGGCCAGTCGCGTTTTAAAATTGTGTTATCCGCAATGAAAACCGCGATCCCGATGATGATTATTGTGATGCTAATGGGTGAATATGTTGCCCCTTATACAGAACAAAAGGCGGCTCAATTACGTGGTGAAGCAACCTCTGGGCAATCGATTATTCGGGCGCAAAAAGGGGTTTGGGCAAAGGATAAAGACAACTTTATTAATATAGGTAAAGTGAATAATGGCAGTGAATTACATGATGTAACGATTTATGAATTTGCTGGCAATCAGCGCCTAGTTAAAACCACACAAGCGCGACGTGCAACTTACACCGGCAAGTATTGGCAGTTAACCGATCTGCGGATCACCCATTTTGAGCGTGATCGTATTTCGGTCACTGAACAGGCGACGCAGCGTTGGGATTCCACTCTGACACCGGAAAAATTAGATGTGGTGACGATTGACCCTGAAGATTTATCCATATCAGGTTTGTATTCTTATATTACTTATTTAGACAGTAATAAGCAGGATGCGGCAAGTTATGAGTTAGCCTTCTGGCGTAAAATATTCCAGCCGTTATCGATTGGGGTGATGGTATTGTTGGCGTTGTCGTTTGTATTTGGACCACTGCGTACGGTGACCATGGGCGCGCGTATCTTGATGGGCGTAGTGGCTGGTTTTACTTTCTATCTTGCCAGTGAAACCTTTGGGCCGATTAGCTTAGTGTACTCGCTACCACCGTTTCTTGGGGCCGTGGTCCCCAGTGCCATCTTTACCTTGATTGCGATTGTGCAGTTAAGGAAACATGGTTAA
- a CDS encoding RDD family protein: MAKKNKLRKPKHTPTTETGETASIATFGPRIGALVYDALIVIGIAAVSSAVGLGIAKALIVSGIVDIAGRYVDTAAYAGSQIWFALLVWGSVCSFYLWFWTHGGQTVGMRAWRLRVQNADGSAISLTQALIRLATAACGLGNLQVPFDMKNRAFQDHWSNCNVLRLSKDQNGSLLRYADKLKQKK, encoded by the coding sequence ATGGCGAAGAAAAACAAACTTAGAAAACCAAAACACACACCGACGACTGAAACAGGCGAAACCGCATCGATTGCCACTTTTGGCCCGCGTATTGGTGCGCTGGTCTATGATGCATTGATTGTTATTGGTATCGCAGCGGTTTCTAGTGCCGTCGGACTTGGCATTGCAAAAGCATTGATTGTATCCGGTATTGTCGATATTGCTGGGCGTTATGTTGATACGGCGGCGTATGCAGGCAGCCAAATTTGGTTTGCACTGCTGGTATGGGGCTCGGTATGTAGCTTCTATCTGTGGTTCTGGACTCACGGAGGTCAGACTGTTGGTATGCGAGCTTGGCGTTTACGCGTACAAAATGCCGATGGCAGTGCGATCAGCTTAACCCAAGCCCTTATCCGTCTTGCCACTGCAGCCTGTGGTTTGGGTAACTTACAAGTGCCGTTTGACATGAAGAATCGCGCCTTTCAAGATCACTGGTCGAACTGTAATGTATTACGTTTAAGCAAAGATCAAAACGGTTCGTTACTGCGTTATGCCGACAAGCTAAAACAGAAGAAATAA